The sequence below is a genomic window from Sorangiineae bacterium MSr12523.
TCCTCGCATCCTCGATGCGCCCGTGTTGAAGATGCTGGCCAAAGACCCCGCGGCGAGGCCGCCCTCCGCCGGCGCGGCGGTCGAAGCGTTGGCGGTGGCCGCCAAGGACGCGGGCTTCCGTGTGACCCCGCTGGCGAGCGGGCCGTTGCTGCCGCCGGTCGTGTCGGGGGTCTCGGTCCTGAGCGGACCGAGGCTGACGCCGCGCACCGATACGCTGGAATCGGCGGAGACATTGGACGACGGGCGAACGCCGACGCTGGCGAGGCCGAGCCCGGGGCCGCACACGTTCGGTGCGGCCGCGGCCGATGTGCGCTCGAGCCTCCCGCATCGCCCCAATCGACGTGCGCTGATGGGATTGGCCGGCGTCGCTGCCGTGGCGTTGATCGGTATTGGCTTGGTGGCCTCGGGTGTGGTCGGCCGCACCAAAACGCCGCTGGCAGAAATCGCGCAGGTCCCGGTCGCTGCGTCGGCCGCTCCCGCGACAGTGCCGGAGCCAACGCAGGAGGTCGCGCGTGCCTCGGATGCGGCGCTGCCCGACTGGGCGAAGGACGTGGCCATCACCGTGGAGTCCACGCCCGCCAATGCGACCATTTGGAAGGACGGCACGAAGATCGGCGATGCGCCCGGTCCCATTTCGCTGCCGCGCGCGCAGGGAACGATCAAACTGACGATCAAAGCCGAGGGGCACAAACCCTCGGAAATCTCGGTCGATACGACGAAGGATGCGACCTTCGTGGTCGCACTCCCGAAGATCGTCCGCTCGACGCACGTGGCCCCCAAGACGACCGCCAGCGGTACACGCAGCGAGATTCCGACCGACATCAACGAGAAATAGAAATGAAGATGCTTCGACTCGGTACGGTGTTCGTCCTCGGGGCGGTGTGCCTCGCGTCCTGCCAAACGCTGCCCGATACGGGCACGTGCGGCAACGGCGTCGTCGAGGTGCAACTCGGGGAGGTCTGCGACGGTACATCGACCTTGGCCGGAACGGTGTGCAACGCGCAGTGCAAATACTCGTGCTCGCGCGATACCGATGCTGCGGACGGGGTAGGGAAGTGCCCCGGTGGATATTACTGCGGCGAGGATTCCGTTTGCCGCGCGCCCTCCGGCCAATTCGCGCGCGATGACAGCGCATCCTTCTCCTCCGACGCGGACCGGATCGACGTCGCCGACGTCGACGACGATGGCTGGCTCGATCTCATTGCCTCCTCCACCGGGTTTACGCGCGTCCACTTTTACAATGGCGCCAAGTTCAACGAGGTCACGCTCATCCCCAATGGCGGTTCGAGCGCGCCCATCGTCGCATCCCTCACGAGCGACGCCCGCACGGATTTGCTCTTTCCTTCGAGCCAAATCTCCGTCTGGCAAGGCCTCTCCGAGCGCACCCTGGAGCCGATTCAGTATCCGAGCCTCGTCCTCGCGGAAGGGCTCGATCGCCAAGACGGTGCGAAAGTCGCAGCGGCGGACACCCACGCCGTCATCGCGGGCGATCCGTCGCCGGGGGACGAGACGTACGTCTTCCGTCCGAGCCCCAACGGAGGCTCCGAGATCGACCTTCAGCGCGGCCTCGCGAGGACCTCCGTGCAGAAGCTGCGTGGCCCCGCCGATCAAATCGCCGGTACCGTAGGCGTCGGGGACGTCGACGGGGACAAATGCCCCGACATGGTTTTCGGCTTCTTGCGAAAGGCCATTGGTAGCGGCACGCCCGGGATCGACCTGTTTTTCCCATGCAAGGCCATCCCGGGAGGCGTTCTGCCCCCCGAGCCTCTTCCTGCCACCGAGCCGGCCATCCGCTTTCCGGGCGTGCCCTCTCGACCGTCGGCTCGTTACGTCGTCGGCGACAAAGGGGTGCTGCTGCTCGACTTCGACGGAGACGGGAAACTCGACGTTCTGGTTCACGCCGAAGTGGACACGGACAACGCCTCCGATCGGGTTTCGTCCGCGGCCATTCTCTTGGCCTACGGCGTCGGGGATGGTCGCTTTCAATCGACGCCCGCCCACGACAACGTCACTGGAGACGGTTTCGCGACCATCCTGGACGTTGCGGCCCTGGGTTTTCCAAAGGTGCGTGGTGCCATCGTCTTTCCTCTGGCCGCGGAGCAGCTTACCGATCGAGGAGCGAACCCGGACAAGCTCGCGGACTTCGTCTTTCCCGAGCAGATTCTGTTGCGCACGAAGGGTTTCCAAGATGCTGGTACCGCCAAGCCCATCGTGATCCCGGCGCCCGAAGGCATCATCTGGCAGCAGGCTGAAGTCGGAAATTTCAACGCGGATTCGTTCCCCGACATCCTCGCCGGCTCCGACAGCGGGTTCGACTTCTACTCGGCGACCGAGGATCCCATCGTGATGACGCCGTTCCCCTTTTCGGTGCCGAACGGCGCCAGGAACTTCGCCGTCGGAGATTTCGACGGCGACCGGGCGAAGGACATCGCGTTCTCCAGTTTGAACCAGCTGTTCATCGCCTTCGGCACCCAAAGCGGGCCGACGGCACCCACGAGCATGGGGCGGTTTCCCTCCATCGAGCAAGTCGTGGCCGGCTCGTTGGACGTGCCGGGTGAGATCCGCAATGGTCTGGACGATCTCGCGGTCATCGGAAGGGATACGGGCGAGTCGAACGCGCCCTTCCTCGCGCTCCTCTCCGGGTCGATCTCGCGAAAGCTGGTGGCGCCCTTGCTCCTTCACATGGAAGGGAACCGCGATGCCGTCGCCGAATCCTTCATGGCCGCTGCGGGGCTTTTCGACCGGACGAGCCCGGGACTGGACATTGCCGCGATTGGAGCGCCGCTCGTGCCGGGTGATGTATTCACGCTCTGGAACATTCCTCTCACGGGCGATGCCCGCGTGATCACGAACAGCATCTCGCAGCGAGGGTTCAATTTGAACGCGCTGGGGAACACCATCGCGGACACGCTCGATTGGAATTTCGCCGCCACCGCGGCCATGGATCTCGACGCGCCCGCGGGGGCCGATGCGCTGGACGAGCTGATCGTGGCCGTGCCTCCCAAAGCCGAATTCGGGAGCGAGCAAGAAGACATCACTCGGGGCGGTGCACTGATCGTGGGCCGGCTCGGGAATGGCACGTGGACCACGCAATCGCTGGCCGTGCTCGGCGGAGGCACGGGGACGGCCAAGGCGCGCTTCAAATGGAAGCTGCGCGTGACCGACGTGGACGACGACAAGGTGAAGGACCTGGTCGCTCTGTATTTCCAGGACGGGGCCCCACGCCTGCGGGTGTTCTTCAACGACCGCACCGGCAACCTGGGCGAGCCTCTCACCGTGGACGTGCCAGGGCAACGCATCGTCGACTGCGCGTGGCTGCGCGCCGACGAGCTCTCCACCGACGAGAACAAGAAGGACCTGGTGGTGCTGACCATCGACGACCAGCTTCGCTATGGGCTGTTCCTCATCAAGAGCGACAAGACGAAGCGAGGGTTCCTGCCCGCGCAACCCGTGCCCGGGTTGGACATGCGCGCGGAGACGAACCGCGAATTCCGCGCGAGCGTCGCCGCCGGAGACGTGACCGCCGACGGCGTGGACGACATCGTGGTTTCCGCCGGCAATACCGTGACCCTTTTCCGCGGGAGGCAGCGATGAAGCCCCGGTTTCTCGTCGTCTGTCTATCCCTTGCCCTCGGAGCGGGCAGCCTCGTTGCCCATGAAGCGCGGGCAGCCGAAGCCAGCGCAGAGGAGCAGGAGCGCGCGAAGATGCTCTTTTCCTCGGGCGCGCAGGCCTATGCGGCGGGGCAATTCTCGGCGGCGATTCAGGCCTTCACCGAGGCGAATCGCATCTTGCCGCGGCCGGCGATCGTCTATTCACTGGCGCAAGCGCATCGACGGCAATACTTCATCGCGCGAAAGCCGGAGAGCCTGCGCGCGGCCGTGGCGAACTTCCGCGCGTACATCGAGCAGGTCCCCGATGGTGGGCGGCGCGCCGATGCGGCGCAGGCGCTTTCGGAGCTGGAACCGATGCTGGTGCACCTCGCGCCCGAGCCGCTGCCGGCCGGACCAAAGGAGGCGCAGGAGCCGCCCAAGGAGCCGCCCCGGCTCATGATCACCACGCAGCCGAGCGGCGCCTCGTTCACCATCGACGGTCGCGACCGGCGGCAGGCCCCGTATGCGGCGGAGGTCACGCCGGGCAAGCACCGCGTGCGCGTCACCCTGGACGGGTACTTCGACGAAGAGCGCGAGGTGCTCGCGGTCGATCGCACCTTGGTGCCCGTTCCCGTCGAGTTGCGGCCGCGGCCGGCGCACTTGGTCATCCATGCGCCCTCGGGTTGCGACGTCTGGCTCGATGGGCGGGTCGTCGGCACGGCGCCCTTGCTCGGCGCGATCGAGCTGTCCTCGGGCGAGCACCTCATCTCCGTCACGAAGAACGGCTACAAGGCGTATTCGCAGGAGATCGACTTTCGCCACGACGAACGCCGCACCCTCGACGTGCACCTCGAGGCCACGGGGCAGCGCATCGTGGCACGTTCGCTCCTCATCAGCGGTGGGGCGCTGGTGGTGGCGGGCGGTGTCTTCTCGTTCCTCGCTTTGAACCGCGAGCAGGCGGCGCAGGACGTGTCGGAGGCGCAGACCCGGCGCCCCGCGACGCCGAGCGACCAGACCGACTACCAAGATGCCCGCGACGCGCGCGATCGCTGGCGGACGGGCGCCATTCTGGCGTTCTCCGTCGGTGGTGCCGCGCTCGCTACCGGGCTCGTGTTTTACGCTTTCGATCGGCCGACGGTGATCGCACCCCGCGGCCGTCCGGAGCAAGAGCGCAGGCCCCGGCCCGCGAACCCCCTGGAGCCGGTGGAGATGTCCCTCGCACCGTTCGTGGGTCCGAGCTTCGGCGGCGCGACCATTTCCGGTAAGTTCTAGTCAATCGTGCGCAACCCACCGCTCTTTCCCGCCTTCGTCTCGCAGCACAGCGTCACCTTCGACAAAGATGCCTCGGATCTCGGGGCGCAGTTTCCCGGCATCGTGCTCCCGGATTCGCTTTCGCGCGCCGTGCCCAAGCGAAAGGCGGAGTTTCTCGCCGGTCGCTTCTGCGTGCGCGAGGTCCTGCGCCGCATTGCTCCGCAGCACGCGGAAGTGCCTGTCGGCACGGGTAAAAACCGCGAGCCGCTTTGGCCCGAGGGCATCGTGGGCGCCATCACGCACACCCTGGACTTCGCGTCGGTGGCCATCGCCCACGCCCGCGATGCCCGTGGCATCGGCCTCGACGCCGAGCGCCCGATGACCGACGAGAACGCCGAGAAGCTGCTCGACAAGATTGCCAGCCCCCAGGAAATCGCGGAGATGAAGCGAAAGACGGGCTGGGGCACCGGCGTCGCCCTCACGGTGACCTTTTCGGCCAAGGAGTCGGTCTTCAAGTGCCTGTACCCGCAGGTGCAGCGCTATTTCGATTTTTCCGATGCGTGGATCGAGATCCTCGACGGCGAGCGCTTCTCGGCGCGTCTTCTCTCCACGCTCACGCCGACGCTGACCGCGGGCCGCACCTTCGAGGGCCGCTTCGAGCACAACGACGTCTCGGTGTGCACCGGCATGGTGGTGACGGACTAGGGGACGCTGAACTTCGGCGGGCGGCGTTCGAAATAAGCTTCCACCGCGTCGGTGTGTTCCGGCGAGGTCCACGTGGCGACCAAGCGGCTGCGCTCTTCGTCGCGGAACGCCGCGGGATTCATGCGCGCGGTGTGGAGCAGCGCTTTCATGCCGGCCACGGCAGGGCGCGCGCCCTGGGCGATGTCGCGCGCCCAGGCGAAGGCCATCGCCACCGAGGTGCCGTTGTCGCAAACGGCGTCGACCAGCCCGATGCGACCCGCTTCCTCCGCGCCGATTTCCTGCCCCGTGAAAAGCAGGCGCGCCGCACCGCTGGAGCCCACGGCGGCCTGCAGGCGCGCGGCGCCACCCCATGCGGTCGTCACGGCCATGCGCACCTGCCTGAACGAGAAGAGCGCGCGTTGCTCGGCGATGCGAAGGTCGCACCCCAGCGCGAGCTCCGCGCCCCCGCCGAATGCG
It includes:
- a CDS encoding protein kinase, with product MLLPDAAFAGLDRELPPGFLVGEYRIEGKIGEGGFGSVYRAVHPLIGKAAAIKILSRQYSSNPVVVARFIAEARAVNQIRHRNIIDIFSFGALDDGRQYLVMELLEGKPLDRYLQEDKGRLTPEEAIPILRGIARALDAAHASGILHRDLKPENIFLSFDEDGEPFPKLLDFGIAKLVGGGKGSDPSSPGSAHAARTRTGTPMGTPYYMSPEQCRGKDVDHRTDIYSFGVLAHELLTGDIPFRGEDVVELLMKQTTVEPPPMSSVCAAVPRILDAPVLKMLAKDPAARPPSAGAAVEALAVAAKDAGFRVTPLASGPLLPPVVSGVSVLSGPRLTPRTDTLESAETLDDGRTPTLARPSPGPHTFGAAAADVRSSLPHRPNRRALMGLAGVAAVALIGIGLVASGVVGRTKTPLAEIAQVPVAASAAPATVPEPTQEVARASDAALPDWAKDVAITVESTPANATIWKDGTKIGDAPGPISLPRAQGTIKLTIKAEGHKPSEISVDTTKDATFVVALPKIVRSTHVAPKTTASGTRSEIPTDINEK
- a CDS encoding VCBS repeat-containing protein, which gives rise to MKMLRLGTVFVLGAVCLASCQTLPDTGTCGNGVVEVQLGEVCDGTSTLAGTVCNAQCKYSCSRDTDAADGVGKCPGGYYCGEDSVCRAPSGQFARDDSASFSSDADRIDVADVDDDGWLDLIASSTGFTRVHFYNGAKFNEVTLIPNGGSSAPIVASLTSDARTDLLFPSSQISVWQGLSERTLEPIQYPSLVLAEGLDRQDGAKVAAADTHAVIAGDPSPGDETYVFRPSPNGGSEIDLQRGLARTSVQKLRGPADQIAGTVGVGDVDGDKCPDMVFGFLRKAIGSGTPGIDLFFPCKAIPGGVLPPEPLPATEPAIRFPGVPSRPSARYVVGDKGVLLLDFDGDGKLDVLVHAEVDTDNASDRVSSAAILLAYGVGDGRFQSTPAHDNVTGDGFATILDVAALGFPKVRGAIVFPLAAEQLTDRGANPDKLADFVFPEQILLRTKGFQDAGTAKPIVIPAPEGIIWQQAEVGNFNADSFPDILAGSDSGFDFYSATEDPIVMTPFPFSVPNGARNFAVGDFDGDRAKDIAFSSLNQLFIAFGTQSGPTAPTSMGRFPSIEQVVAGSLDVPGEIRNGLDDLAVIGRDTGESNAPFLALLSGSISRKLVAPLLLHMEGNRDAVAESFMAAAGLFDRTSPGLDIAAIGAPLVPGDVFTLWNIPLTGDARVITNSISQRGFNLNALGNTIADTLDWNFAATAAMDLDAPAGADALDELIVAVPPKAEFGSEQEDITRGGALIVGRLGNGTWTTQSLAVLGGGTGTAKARFKWKLRVTDVDDDKVKDLVALYFQDGAPRLRVFFNDRTGNLGEPLTVDVPGQRIVDCAWLRADELSTDENKKDLVVLTIDDQLRYGLFLIKSDKTKRGFLPAQPVPGLDMRAETNREFRASVAAGDVTADGVDDIVVSAGNTVTLFRGRQR
- a CDS encoding PEGA domain-containing protein yields the protein MKPRFLVVCLSLALGAGSLVAHEARAAEASAEEQERAKMLFSSGAQAYAAGQFSAAIQAFTEANRILPRPAIVYSLAQAHRRQYFIARKPESLRAAVANFRAYIEQVPDGGRRADAAQALSELEPMLVHLAPEPLPAGPKEAQEPPKEPPRLMITTQPSGASFTIDGRDRRQAPYAAEVTPGKHRVRVTLDGYFDEEREVLAVDRTLVPVPVELRPRPAHLVIHAPSGCDVWLDGRVVGTAPLLGAIELSSGEHLISVTKNGYKAYSQEIDFRHDERRTLDVHLEATGQRIVARSLLISGGALVVAGGVFSFLALNREQAAQDVSEAQTRRPATPSDQTDYQDARDARDRWRTGAILAFSVGGAALATGLVFYAFDRPTVIAPRGRPEQERRPRPANPLEPVEMSLAPFVGPSFGGATISGKF
- a CDS encoding enoyl-CoA hydratase/isomerase family protein, whose product is MLKIERHGSTVLWTIARPESRNSVNRATLRLLSDAIDEAGRDETLRAAILTGEGDAFCSGGDLRELRGVTTREGADQLGQLGEDLCARMAGLPIPVIAAIPGVAFGGGAELALGCDLRIAEQRALFSFRQVRMAVTTAWGGAARLQAAVGSSGAARLLFTGQEIGAEEAGRIGLVDAVCDNGTSVAMAFAWARDIAQGARPAVAGMKALLHTARMNPAAFRDEERSRLVATWTSPEHTDAVEAYFERRPPKFSVP
- a CDS encoding 4'-phosphopantetheinyl transferase superfamily protein; protein product: MRNPPLFPAFVSQHSVTFDKDASDLGAQFPGIVLPDSLSRAVPKRKAEFLAGRFCVREVLRRIAPQHAEVPVGTGKNREPLWPEGIVGAITHTLDFASVAIAHARDARGIGLDAERPMTDENAEKLLDKIASPQEIAEMKRKTGWGTGVALTVTFSAKESVFKCLYPQVQRYFDFSDAWIEILDGERFSARLLSTLTPTLTAGRTFEGRFEHNDVSVCTGMVVTD